In Bombina bombina isolate aBomBom1 chromosome 6, aBomBom1.pri, whole genome shotgun sequence, a single genomic region encodes these proteins:
- the CDKN2D gene encoding cyclin-dependent kinase 4 inhibitor D: protein MLLQETSAGDRLTRAAAQGDLAEVKRLLHQELIHPDCLNQFGKTALQVMMFGSTPVASELLKQGAAPNIQDAYGTSPAHDAARSGFLDTLQLLIQYGADVNIPDTSGSLPIHLALREGHIPVITYLAPRSNLQHRDKEGYTPLQLATILNPHLASILAWST, encoded by the exons ATGTTGCTCCAAGAGACAAGTGCTGGCGACCGCCTGACACGAGCTGCAGCTCAAGGTGATCTGGCAGAGGTGAAGCGGCTTCTTCACCAGGAATTAATACATCCGGACTGTCTCAACCAATTTGGAAAGACTGCCCTTCAG GTAATGATGTTTGGCAGTACACCAGTAGCATCAGAACTCTTGAAACAAGGTGCTGCTCCTAATATTCAGGATGCATATGGCACATCACCTGCTCATGATGCTGCCCGATCAGGATTCCTTGATACCTTGCAGCTTTTAATACAGTATGGAGCAGATGTAAACATTCCAGATACCTCGGGATCGCTCCCGATCCATCTAGCACTTCGTGAAGGGCACATTCCTGTTATCACTTACCTTGCACCACGCTCTAATCTCCAGCATCGTGACAAAGAGGGATACACGCCATTACAGTTAGCAACCATATTAAATCCTCACCTGGCTTCCATCTTGGCTTGGAGTACGTAG